A window of the Coprobacter fastidiosus genome harbors these coding sequences:
- a CDS encoding DJ-1/PfpI family protein — protein sequence MKTSYLFLSNGFEEIEAVTIIDILRRAKIDLKIVSMGEERAVIGEHGITLMADVLYSKTKWDNSEFFILPGGIGSTKDLFMNDSLKMDILEHYNQGRYIAAIGESPAILGELGILNEKNATALPAYMNFLQGATYTGLPIEIQDNVITGRGAADSLKFAIGIVSMLKGKDVADDVSKELLLIVG from the coding sequence ATGAAAACATCTTATTTATTTCTTTCCAATGGTTTTGAGGAAATTGAAGCAGTTACGATTATTGATATTTTACGTCGGGCAAAAATAGATTTAAAAATAGTTTCGATGGGAGAGGAGCGTGCTGTAATTGGTGAACATGGCATTACGTTAATGGCGGATGTCCTGTATTCTAAAACAAAATGGGATAACTCTGAATTTTTTATTTTGCCCGGAGGAATTGGTAGTACGAAGGATCTTTTTATGAATGATTCTTTGAAAATGGATATTTTGGAACATTATAATCAGGGACGCTACATTGCAGCTATCGGAGAATCTCCTGCCATATTAGGAGAGTTAGGCATTTTAAATGAAAAGAATGCAACAGCTCTTCCTGCATACATGAATTTTTTACAGGGTGCTACTTATACAGGGCTGCCGATAGAAATTCAAGATAATGTTATTACCGGGCGTGGAGCAGCCGATTCTTTGAAATTTGCTATCGGTATAGTTTCTATGTTAAAAGGTAAAGATGTTGCCGATGATGTTTCGAAAGAGTTGCTGCTGATTGTCGGATAG